A stretch of the Salminus brasiliensis chromosome 23, fSalBra1.hap2, whole genome shotgun sequence genome encodes the following:
- the LOC140545542 gene encoding uncharacterized protein isoform X1, whose product MGFYSLSSSLILLVFLIFISDSESVKTLKKLAVKRGGSLSVPCFYDKQHKLNRKYWCRGYYWSSCRIVAYTNTSGGTSVTDHPTQNMFTVELNSLQDSDSGYYWCAVKIGDSYDRDYVYLMVSADPAVRVENSSVSGQEGGNVSVQCFYSAEYKNEEKKWCRFKDWSCNTFPNSAVKISDDGRRSFRVEMSGLNKSDAGWYWFSAGDVGVTVHLTVTERPTTTTAATTVTTTQTTSTSSTTVNKTTTAPAPTPPPKLSTTAPSAGTTQSEMVNTGFSHSAFFEKESTTDSRTTSNTVRDTTRNRNDQQNQEAMLIWVLLAVGLGLLIILFIIIFCMTRNKHKRKQTEAGERSKERAIPTASATEASQSSGPVYSTVAIKKPSSASASENSVLYSTVATATKKKRVPPAGQDGEVIYSSLLFK is encoded by the exons ATGGGCTTCTACTCTCTCAGCAGTTCTTTAATTCTCCTTGTGTTTCTGATCTTCATCTCAG ATTCTGAGAGCGTGAAGACACTGAAGAAATTAGCTGTGAAAAGAGGAGGATCTCTCAGTGTTCCATGTTTTTATGATAAGCAGCACAAATTAAACCGTAAATACTGGTGTAGAGGGTATTACTGGTCCTCATGTAGAATAGTAGCCTACACAAACACAAGTGGAGGAACATCCGTCACTGATCATCCAACCCAGAATATGTTTACTGTGGAACTGAACAGCCTCCAAGACTCGGACTCTGGATATTATTGGTGTGCTGTGAAAATTGGTGATTCATATGACAGGGATTACGTGTACCTGATGGTCAGTGCAG ATCCTGCTGTGAGAGTGGAGAACAGCAGTGTGAGTGGTCAGGAAGGGGGCAATGTCAGTGTCCAGTGTTTCTACAGTGCTGAATAtaagaatgaagagaagaagtggtgcagatttaaagactggaGCTGCAACACATTCCCGAATTCAgcagtgaagatcagtgatgaTGGGAGGAGATCCTTCAGAGTGGAGATGAGTGGACTGAATAAGAGTGATGCTGGCTGGTACTGGTTCAGTGCAGGAGATGTGGGAGTTACTGTTCACCTCACCGTCACTGAAAGACCTACCA CAACAACAGCTGCAACTACAGTTACCACCACCCAGACAACCAGCACCA GTTCTACAACTGTGAACAAGACCACAACAGCACcagcaccaacaccaccaccaaagct ATCAACAACTGCACCGTCTGCAGGAACCACTCAGAGTGAGATGGTTAACACAGG GTTTTCTCACTCTGCTTTTTTCGAAAAAGAAAGTACCACTGATTCAAGAACAACTTCGAACACAGTCCGAGACACAACCAGAAATAGAAATGATCAACAAAA CCAAGAAGCCATGCTTATCTGGGTGCTACTGGCTGTTGGTCTAGGGCTGCTGATCATACTGTTCATCATTATTTTCTGCATGACAAGAAATAAGCACA AGAGAAAACAGACGGAGGCCGGAGAGAGAAGCAAGGAACGTGCGATTCCAACG GCCTCTGCAACTGAAGCCTCGCAATCCAGTGGTCCAGTCTATAGCACTGTAGCTATAAAAAAG CCTTCATCAGCATCAGCTTCTGAAAATAGTGTGCTCTATAGCACTGTGGCCACAGCTACCAAAAAAAAACGT GTCCCTCCAGCTGGGCAAGATGGCGAGGTGATCTACAGCTCTTTGCTTTTCAAATGA
- the LOC140545542 gene encoding uncharacterized protein isoform X2: protein MGFYSLSSSLILLVFLIFISDSESVKTLKKLAVKRGGSLSVPCFYDKQHKLNRKYWCRGYYWSSCRIVAYTNTSGGTSVTDHPTQNMFTVELNSLQDSDSGYYWCAVKIGDSYDRDYVYLMVSADPAVRVENSSVSGQEGGNVSVQCFYSAEYKNEEKKWCRFKDWSCNTFPNSAVKISDDGRRSFRVEMSGLNKSDAGWYWFSAGDVGVTVHLTVTERPTTTTAATTVTTTQTTSTSSTTVNKTTTAPAPTPPPKLSTTAPSAGTTQSEMVNTGQEAMLIWVLLAVGLGLLIILFIIIFCMTRNKHKRKQTEAGERSKERAIPTASATEASQSSGPVYSTVAIKKPSSASASENSVLYSTVATATKKKRVPPAGQDGEVIYSSLLFK, encoded by the exons ATGGGCTTCTACTCTCTCAGCAGTTCTTTAATTCTCCTTGTGTTTCTGATCTTCATCTCAG ATTCTGAGAGCGTGAAGACACTGAAGAAATTAGCTGTGAAAAGAGGAGGATCTCTCAGTGTTCCATGTTTTTATGATAAGCAGCACAAATTAAACCGTAAATACTGGTGTAGAGGGTATTACTGGTCCTCATGTAGAATAGTAGCCTACACAAACACAAGTGGAGGAACATCCGTCACTGATCATCCAACCCAGAATATGTTTACTGTGGAACTGAACAGCCTCCAAGACTCGGACTCTGGATATTATTGGTGTGCTGTGAAAATTGGTGATTCATATGACAGGGATTACGTGTACCTGATGGTCAGTGCAG ATCCTGCTGTGAGAGTGGAGAACAGCAGTGTGAGTGGTCAGGAAGGGGGCAATGTCAGTGTCCAGTGTTTCTACAGTGCTGAATAtaagaatgaagagaagaagtggtgcagatttaaagactggaGCTGCAACACATTCCCGAATTCAgcagtgaagatcagtgatgaTGGGAGGAGATCCTTCAGAGTGGAGATGAGTGGACTGAATAAGAGTGATGCTGGCTGGTACTGGTTCAGTGCAGGAGATGTGGGAGTTACTGTTCACCTCACCGTCACTGAAAGACCTACCA CAACAACAGCTGCAACTACAGTTACCACCACCCAGACAACCAGCACCA GTTCTACAACTGTGAACAAGACCACAACAGCACcagcaccaacaccaccaccaaagct ATCAACAACTGCACCGTCTGCAGGAACCACTCAGAGTGAGATGGTTAACACAGG CCAAGAAGCCATGCTTATCTGGGTGCTACTGGCTGTTGGTCTAGGGCTGCTGATCATACTGTTCATCATTATTTTCTGCATGACAAGAAATAAGCACA AGAGAAAACAGACGGAGGCCGGAGAGAGAAGCAAGGAACGTGCGATTCCAACG GCCTCTGCAACTGAAGCCTCGCAATCCAGTGGTCCAGTCTATAGCACTGTAGCTATAAAAAAG CCTTCATCAGCATCAGCTTCTGAAAATAGTGTGCTCTATAGCACTGTGGCCACAGCTACCAAAAAAAAACGT GTCCCTCCAGCTGGGCAAGATGGCGAGGTGATCTACAGCTCTTTGCTTTTCAAATGA
- the LOC140545545 gene encoding polymeric immunoglobulin receptor-like isoform X2, giving the protein MGFYSLSSSLILLVFLLFISDSESVRTLKKLAVRRGGSLSVPCFYDKQHKLNHKYWCRGHFWISCGIVAYTDTSGGTSVTDHPTQNMFTVELNSLQDSDSGYYWCAVKIGGIGTPDDRDYVDLTVSADPAVRVENSRVSGQEGGSVSVQCFYGAEYKNKEKKWCRFKDSTCYSGGRTNTSQSSAVLVADYGTGSFRVEMSGLQKRDAGWYWCSAGDVGVTVHLNVTEKPTTTTAATTVTTSQRTSIHQSISGSTNGTETQNKVGDGGAMLFWVLLAVGLVLLLLLLLVSPLTCMLRKTSKENVSEARERSSDTAVHTTSSLPAPENDVTYSSVRKAPKNKTRSSPPAPEDDVTYSSVRKAPKNKTLQKTM; this is encoded by the exons ATGGGCTTCTACTCTCTCAGCAGTTCTTTAATTCTCCTTGTGTTTCTGCTCTTCATCTCAG attcTGAGAGCGTGAGGACACTGAAGAAATTAGCTGTGAGAAGAGGAGGATCTCTCAGTGTTCCATGTTTTTATGATAAGCAGCACAAATTAAACCATAAATACTGGTGTAGAGGGCATTTCTGGATCTCATGTGGAATAGTAGCCTACACAGACACAAGTGGAGGAACATCCGTCACTGATCATCCAACCCAGAATATGTTTACTGTGGAACTGAACAGCCTCCAAGACTCGGACTCTGGATATTATTGGTGTGCTGTGAAAATTGGTGGGATTGGGACTCCAGATGACCGGGATTACGTGGATCTGACGGTCAGTGCAG ATCCTGCTGTGAGGGTGGAGAACAGCAGAGTGAGTGGTCAGGAAGGGGGCAGTGTCAGTGTCCAGTGTTTCTATGGTGCTGAATATAAGAATAAAGAGAAGAAGTggtgcagatttaaagacagcACCTGCTATTCTGGGGGGAGAACTAATACATCTCAGAGTTCAGCAGTGCTGGTTGCTGACTATGGAACAGGATCCTTCAGAGTGGAGATGAGTGGACTGCAGAAGAGAGATGCTGGCTGGTACTGGTGCAGTGCAGGAGATGTGGGAGTTACTGTTCACCTCAATGTCACTGAAAAACCTACCA CAACAACAGCTGCAACTACAGTTACCACCTCCCAGAGAACCAGCATCCATCAGAGTATTTCAG GTTCTACAAATGGGACTGAAACTCAAAACAAAGTTGG TGACGGAGGTGCTATGCTTTTCTGGGTTCTTCTGGCTGTAGGTCTGGTTCtacttctgcttctgcttctggtCAGCCCTCTAACCTGCATGTTGAGAAAAACATCCA AGGAAAATGTGTCAGAGGCCAGAGAGAGAAGCAGCGACACTGCAGTTCACACG ACTTCATCTCTACCAGCTCCAGAAAATGATGTGACCTACAGCTCTGTAAGAAAGGCACCCAAAAATAAAACT